The following coding sequences lie in one Rutidosis leptorrhynchoides isolate AG116_Rl617_1_P2 chromosome 4, CSIRO_AGI_Rlap_v1, whole genome shotgun sequence genomic window:
- the LOC139842729 gene encoding uncharacterized protein, whose translation MADSKIHPAITINNIKNFIPITLEMEKSQSSFWAGLFQIHCLAYEVLDHIIPSTDSSSTVSSSSDQTDKSPDKSKASWDRLDPIVLQWIYGTISHDLLRTIFKPDSTAQQACERLWNMFHDNQNSRAVHLTHQFTNTRIENFSNASDYCQELKVLADQLANVGQKV comes from the coding sequence ATGGCAGATTCTAAAATTCATCCAGCTattaccatcaacaacatcaaaaaCTTTATTCCCATCACTCTCGAGATGGAGAAAAGTCAATCCTCTTTCTGGGCCGGTCTCTTTCAAATCCATTGTCTAGCTTATGAAGTTCTGGATCACATCATTCCATCAACTGATTCATCATCTACGGTCTCTTCTTCTTCTGATCAAACCGATAAGTCACCTGATAAAAGTAAAGCTTCATGGGATCGATTGGATCCTATTGTTTTACAATGGATCTACGGGACTATTTCACACGATCTTCTGCGCACCATATTCAAACCTGATTCCACCGCTCAGCAGGCATGTGAACGTCTATGGAACATGTTTCATGACAATCAAAACTCTAGGGCTGTTCATTTAACACACCAGTTCACAAATACCCGCATCGAGAACTTCTCGAATGCTTCTGATTACTGTCAAGAGTTGAAGGTGTTAGCCGATCAACTTGCTAATGTCGGCCAAAAAGTTTAA
- the LOC139842730 gene encoding uncharacterized protein — translation MEDQKLQSEPPAEVVVIDARIKDGEDEEFYEKIEAPKFVDFTKPYTVRIDDRFWFCSRVGCDQKHEEELNHEEISKNFVLRVMAARSPNIKLRKALNREHLSMKCPLSAPAKPSKSRMPRLDMVSSLISHKNGDPESKIKPSSKVGSTPMANKSRQVASKYMTTPRNKMCRPDLDSFRSVQHPKKTTIYVNNRTIAKALAFYSPKKAIRVKKSVELHTPLKNICNGTKRLEIASQKKTSKGTQNKPKKQENEDASRSHLKVCKSAKKSKALVPSNASNSHALRGDTKDSTIVDDKKNVGCDEKSSNEVVAGQMDDDVKEDALNLEDKENMGSAEVAEHMNDDGKENALIRQNSNRSGNQPLGDKIISKEMHKKNKVVQTSGPVGMKCKKPKPTNVKPFRLRTDERGILREAIVEKKLHDNAPEKEVLKDTSIIIKRTYRVPKSDNVTTKQRKHNDSTKVKCEKEPSAVGSKPVTNRAQKRPESTQQRLRLTTSLRTKSPQGGVSPKKVRMQGQQLGVIKEKSCKLTTDVMVTENKTRPGSAARSTSRGKRPLTIAKEPNFHTSHTPKTCSKISR, via the exons ATGGAAGACCAAAAGCTTCAGTCGGAACCACCGGCGGAGGTAGTGGTGATCGACGCCAGAATCAAAGACGGTGAGGATGAAGAGTTTTATGAAAAAATCGAAGCTCCAAAGTTTGTGGATTTTACTAAACCCTACACTGTGCGTATCGATGATCGATTCTGGTTCTGCTCTCGTGTTG GTTGTGATCAAAAGCATGAGGAGGAACTAAACCATGAAGAGATCTCCAAAAACTTCGTGCTTCGG GTCATGGCTGCAAGAAGTCCGAATATTAAGCTAAGAAAAGCGTTAAATAGGGAACACTTAAG TATGAAATGTCCACTTTCTGCTCCTGCAAAACCGTCCAAGTCTAGGATGCCTAGATTAGACATGGTTTCTTCTTTGATTTCTCACAAAAATGGTGACCCAGAAAGCAAAATTAAACCTAGTTCAAAAGTTGGTTCCACCCCAATGGCTAATAAATCTAGGCAAGTTGCTTCCAAGTATATGACAACACCGAGAAACAAAATGTGTCGACCCGATCTTGACTCCTTCAGAAGTGTTCAGCATCCTAAAAAAACAACTATTTATGTGAACAATCGAACAATAGCAAAGGCTCTAGCTTTTTACTCCCCCAAGAAGGCCATTCGTGTTAAAAAGTCCGTTGAGTTGCATACACCCCTGAAAAATATTTGTAATGGGACAAAAAGGCTTGAGATAGCTAGTCAAAAGAAGACTTCAAAGGGTACCCAAAACAAGCCCAAGAAACAAGAAAACGAAGATGCCTCGAGAAGCCATTTAAAGGTTTGCAAGAGTGCAAAAAAGTCCAAAGCTTTGGTACCGTCCAACGCTTCAAATTCACATGCTTTGAGAGGTGACACTAAGGATTCGACAATTGTAGACGACAAAAAGAATGTGGGATGTGATGAAAAATCATCAAATGAAGTGGTAGCAGGACAAATGGATGATGATGTTAAAGAAGATGCTTTGAATCTTGAAGATAAAGAGAATATGGGAAGTGCTGAGGTGGCAGAACACATGAATGATGACGGTAAAGAAAATGCTTTGATTCGTCAAAATAGTAACag ATCTGGCAACCAGCCATTGGGTGATAAGATTATAAGTAAGGAGATGCATAAAAAGAACAAGGTTGTTCAAACTTCTGGTCCTGTCGGTATGAAATGCAAAAAGCCAAAGCCTACAAACGTCAAACCATTTAGGCTAAGAACTGAT GAAAGAGGGATTCTTAGAGAAGCTATTGTTGAGAAAAAGCTCCATGATAATGCTCCTGAAAAAGAGGTTTTGAAAGATACAAGTATAATAATAAAGAGGACGTATCGGGTTCCA AAAAGTGATAACGTTACTACCAAACAAAGGAAGCACAACGATTCTACAAAAGTTAAATGTGAAAAAGAACCAAGTGCAGTGGGATCAAAACCAGTAACTAATAGAGCACAAAAACGCCCTGAATCAACACAACAAAGACTTCGACTTACGACCAGCTTAAGGACAAAATCACCTCAAGG GGGTGTGTCACCTAAAAAAGTAAGGATGCAAGGCCAGCAACTGGGTGTAATAAAAGAGAAATCTTGTAAGTTAACAACTGACGTTATGGTGACGGAGAACAAAACTAGACCGGGTTCTGCTGCAAGATCCACATCACGTGGAAAACGTCCGTTGACCATTGCTAAAGAACCAAACTTTCACACTTCACATACACCAAAAACTTGCTCAAAGATAAGCAGGTAA